A portion of the Lolium rigidum isolate FL_2022 chromosome 1, APGP_CSIRO_Lrig_0.1, whole genome shotgun sequence genome contains these proteins:
- the LOC124657458 gene encoding probable WRKY transcription factor 27: MEGDAGWYYHSGGTNDWDLNAVVRYACGGRGRVSPPPSSSSDDPLSTFYPPPPPPQELTTGDRLFGANTSLPDLPYDGNSAVVDELSIAFFGPPAPPLAPHPPPPAGHLPLQQHQQAMATNDVPVQMQQDYAAPPPPVPQTSGPQASGGEGAARSKQKKPPVQREVKRVAADGVSADPWAWRKYGQKPIKGSPYPRGYYRCSTEKACEARKMVERCRDDPDSFILTYTGGDHNHPAPIHRNSLAGTTRNKQQHGHIAPGGATAVAVAVAAEPSPGQSTSGGTSASPTTSPISPSAEECNQEEVQCDEAGGASKDVEMEVEEDDELKKLLDSAIGVGGGSSRYAAMEDDGGAGVSPFLNVVEETFVVTPWVTALGDATGWS, from the exons ATGGAGGGGGACGCCGGGTGGTACTACCACAGCGGCGGCACCAACGACTGGGACCTCAACGCCGTCGTGCGCTACGCCTGCGGCGGACGCGGCCGCGTCTCGccaccgccgtcgtcgtcgtctgaCGACCCCCTCTCCACCTTCtacccgccaccaccgccgccgcaagAGCTGACGACGGGTGACAGGCTGTTCGGCGCGAACACGTCGCTGCCTGACCTGCCCTACGACGGAAACTCCGCCGTCGTCGACGAGCTCTCCATTGCCTTCTTCGGGCCGCCGGCACCGCCGCTGGCCCCACACC cgccgccgccggccggacaTCTGCCGCTTCAGCAGCATCAGCAAGCCATGGCAACAAACGATGTGCCGGTTCAGATGCAGCAAGACtacgcggcgccgccgccgcccgtgccgCAGACCTCTGGCCCGCAAGCCTCCGGCGGCGAGGGGGCAGCAAGATCCAAGCAGAAAAA GCCGCCGGTGCAGAGAGAGGTGAAGCGCGTGGCGGCGGACGGCGTGTCGGCGGACCCGTGGGCGTGGCGCAAGTACGGGCAGAAGCCCATCAAGGGGTCCCCCTACCcgcgcggctactaccggtgcagCACCGAGAAGGCCTGCGAGGCGCGGAAGATGGTGGAGCGCTGCCGCGACGACCCGGACTCCTTCATCCTCACCTACACCGGCGGCGACCACAACCACCCCGCGCCCATCCACCGCAACTCCCTCGCCGGCACCACGCGCAACAAGCAGCAACATGGACACATCGCTCCCGGGGGcgccacggcggtggcggtggcggtggcggcggagccgAGCCCGGGGCAGTCCACGTCGGGCGGGACGTCCGCGTCGCCGACGACGTCCCCGATCTCACCTTCAGCGGAGGAGTGCAACCAGGAGGAGGTCCAGTGCGACGAGGCCGGCGGCGCGAGCAAGGACGTGGAGATGGAGGTCGAGGAGGATGACGAGCTGAAGAAGCTCCTGGACTCCGCAATTGGGGTCGGTGGCGGCTCCAGCAGGTACGCGGCAATGGAGGACGACGGTGGCGCCGGAGTGTCGCCGTTCCTCAACGTCGTCGAGGAGACGTTCGTGGTCACGCCGTGGGTCACGGCCCTCGGCGACGCGACCGGGTGGAGTTGA